From Bacteroidales bacterium, the proteins below share one genomic window:
- a CDS encoding permease, which yields MDWKKEIKILFWMALVFLAVFFMPLEYTRFREALMAMFDLTRWYAREHVILCLLPAFFIAGVISVFVSQGAVMKYFGAQAKKWLSYSVASVSGTILAVCSCTILPLFSSIHKRGAGLGPAIAFLYSGPAINILAIILTARILGFEMGIARIVGAVVFAIVIGSIMSLLYRKEEKEKREEQMNFTAMPEKRPMWQTAFHFFILVIILVFANWGKPGEGVTEGGWYWIWSNKWIITSVFAILLAFSLVFILRLKWYHIFIVGIITTSAAIIFTSPMIPMLIGMAGLAVITLIDKKDPGNKEWTLSSWDFAKQILPLLAIGVLIAGFLLGSTHDDVAMAGIIPNEWVARLVGGNSFLSNFFAAIVGAFMYFATLTEVPILQGLIAAGMGKGPALALLLAGPSLSLPNMLVIRGVIGTQKTLVYVALVVFMATLSGLIYGII from the coding sequence ATGGATTGGAAAAAAGAAATTAAGATACTCTTCTGGATGGCCCTGGTGTTTCTGGCTGTTTTTTTTATGCCTCTTGAATACACCAGATTCAGGGAAGCCCTGATGGCCATGTTTGATCTGACACGCTGGTATGCCCGTGAACACGTCATTCTCTGCCTGTTACCAGCATTTTTTATTGCCGGAGTAATATCTGTATTTGTCAGCCAGGGTGCCGTGATGAAATATTTCGGGGCACAGGCTAAAAAATGGCTGTCGTATTCAGTAGCTTCAGTCTCCGGAACCATCCTGGCTGTTTGCAGCTGCACCATACTCCCACTCTTTTCAAGTATTCATAAGAGAGGCGCCGGTCTGGGACCAGCCATCGCCTTTCTGTACAGCGGGCCGGCCATAAACATCCTGGCCATTATCCTCACGGCCAGGATCCTTGGTTTTGAGATGGGGATTGCACGGATAGTAGGGGCTGTTGTTTTTGCTATCGTAATCGGCTCAATCATGTCGCTCCTATACAGGAAAGAGGAAAAGGAAAAGAGAGAAGAACAAATGAATTTCACTGCCATGCCGGAAAAAAGGCCCATGTGGCAGACAGCTTTTCATTTTTTCATCCTGGTCATCATCCTGGTATTTGCAAACTGGGGAAAACCCGGAGAAGGTGTGACTGAGGGAGGCTGGTACTGGATCTGGTCCAATAAGTGGATCATCACCTCGGTGTTTGCCATTCTGCTGGCATTTTCCCTGGTGTTTATTCTCAGACTAAAGTGGTATCATATATTCATTGTCGGTATTATCACAACATCAGCTGCAATAATCTTCACATCACCCATGATCCCCATGCTTATTGGAATGGCCGGTTTGGCCGTTATTACACTTATCGATAAAAAAGACCCCGGTAACAAAGAATGGACTCTTTCTTCCTGGGATTTTGCCAAGCAGATTCTGCCTTTGCTGGCTATAGGGGTTCTGATCGCCGGATTTTTACTGGGATCCACGCATGACGATGTTGCAATGGCAGGAATCATTCCTAATGAATGGGTGGCAAGACTGGTTGGGGGAAATTCGTTTCTCTCCAACTTTTTCGCTGCCATCGTAGGTGCATTCATGTATTTTGCAACCCTGACAGAAGTACCCATATTACAGGGGCTTATTGCTGCCGGAATGGGGAAGGGACCTGCACTGGCCCTGTTGCTGGCCGGCCCGTCCCTGTCCCTGCCTAATATGCTGGTAATACGAGGGGTCATTGGGACTCAGAAAACACTTGTATATGTTGCCCTGGTAGTCTTCATGGCCACTTTAAGCGGACTGATTTATGGAATTATATAA
- a CDS encoding aromatic aminobenezylarsenical efflux permease ArsG family transporter, whose protein sequence is MEEFLSNLAGSSSIPFLTAALLGLLTAISPCPLATNITAIGYISKEVESKRVVFLNGIIYTLGRAVSYTLLAFILFLGADQLKISGWFQLYGEKIIGPLLILIGFLMLDIIRINFPGFSRLKGRFQKKGVRSYWDVLLLGIIFALAFCPYSAVLYFGMLIPMSITSASGLYLPVIFAIATGIPVIIFAWLLAFTVSGVGKLYNRMKVFELWFRRIISIVFIGTGVYYIIIIYF, encoded by the coding sequence ATGGAAGAATTTCTCAGCAATCTTGCCGGAAGTAGTTCAATCCCTTTTCTGACTGCTGCCTTGCTTGGACTCCTGACCGCCATTAGTCCCTGTCCCCTGGCAACAAATATCACTGCGATTGGCTATATAAGCAAGGAAGTGGAAAGCAAAAGGGTGGTTTTTTTAAACGGGATCATCTATACCCTGGGAAGAGCTGTTTCCTATACTTTGCTGGCATTTATTCTGTTCCTTGGTGCCGATCAGTTGAAAATATCCGGATGGTTCCAACTCTACGGGGAAAAAATCATTGGACCGCTGCTGATTCTTATCGGATTTCTTATGCTGGATATCATCCGAATCAATTTTCCCGGTTTTTCCAGGCTGAAAGGTCGTTTTCAGAAAAAGGGAGTGCGGAGCTACTGGGATGTATTGTTGCTCGGGATCATTTTTGCTCTGGCCTTTTGTCCGTATAGCGCAGTGCTCTATTTCGGAATGCTGATCCCCATGAGCATTACTAGTGCTTCGGGATTATACCTGCCAGTCATATTTGCCATAGCCACCGGAATCCCGGTAATTATCTTTGCCTGGCTTTTGGCCTTTACAGTATCCGGCGTGGGTAAACTATACAACAGAATGAAGGTCTTTGAACTATGGTTTCGAAGAATAATATCGATCGTGTTCATCGGAACCGGAGTATATTACATCATAATTATCTACTTCTAA
- a CDS encoding nitrophenyl compound nitroreductase subunit ArsF family protein, whose protein sequence is MMALFMNCSCSAQTDRNSEKETVSQANDIEVYYFHYTRRCVTCQAVETVSGEALEELYGDSVPFMDYNLDETGGKEKAEELGISGQTLLIINGDKRINITNEGFMYARSNPEKLKQIISDHITPLL, encoded by the coding sequence ATGATGGCATTGTTCATGAATTGTTCCTGTTCGGCACAAACTGATCGTAATTCTGAAAAAGAAACCGTCTCACAGGCAAATGATATTGAAGTATATTATTTTCACTATACCAGGAGATGTGTAACCTGTCAGGCAGTTGAAACGGTATCCGGTGAAGCACTGGAAGAACTTTATGGGGACAGCGTTCCATTTATGGATTATAACCTGGATGAAACCGGAGGAAAAGAAAAGGCAGAAGAACTGGGTATAAGCGGGCAAACACTACTGATTATCAACGGTGATAAAAGAATAAATATTACCAACGAGGGCTTCATGTATGCGCGCAGTAATCCGGAAAAACTAAAGCAGATCATTTCAGATCATATCACACCACTGCTATAG
- a CDS encoding thioredoxin family protein, whose translation MEIKILGTGCPKCKQLEKAVKDSIDELAIEAHVSKVEDIMKIMEYGIMHTPGLVINEQVVLSGRLPSVNELKQILTQNQ comes from the coding sequence ATGGAAATTAAGATATTGGGAACAGGATGCCCCAAATGCAAGCAGCTTGAAAAAGCGGTGAAGGACTCAATAGACGAACTGGCCATTGAAGCCCATGTATCTAAAGTCGAGGATATCATGAAAATCATGGAGTATGGAATAATGCATACTCCCGGATTGGTGATCAACGAACAAGTTGTACTCTCAGGCAGACTTCCCTCTGTAAATGAGCTTAAACAAATCCTCACTCAAAATCAATAA